One stretch of Arachis hypogaea cultivar Tifrunner chromosome 20, arahy.Tifrunner.gnm2.J5K5, whole genome shotgun sequence DNA includes these proteins:
- the LOC112783659 gene encoding chlorophyll a-b binding protein CP29.3, chloroplastic, which produces MATAGAAATSYFFGTRLTTSTPSSGRFHALFNLGTKKAPPSPPQKKKEPAKPAKAAKPFSSGDRLVWFPGAQPPEWLDGSMIGDRGFDPFGFAKPAEYLQFDLDSLDQNLAKNEYGQIIGTRIETSDVKPTPFQPYSEVFGIQRFRECELIHGRWAMLGALGALAVEALTGVAWQDAGKVELVEGSSYLGLPLPFSLTTLIWIEVLVIGYIEFQRNAELDPEKRLYPGGKFFDPLGLANDPEEKARLQLAEIKHSRLAMVVFLIFAIQAATTGKGPISFIATFNK; this is translated from the exons ATGGCCACCGCCGGCGCCGCCGCCACGTCATACTTCTTCGGCACACGCCTCACAACCTCAACCCCATCTTCGGGAAGGTTCCACGCCCTCTTCAACCTCGGCACCAAGAAGGCACCACCATCTCCACCACAGAAGAAGAAGGAGCCTGCGAAGCCGGCAAAGGCGGCGAAGCCATTCTCCTCCGGTGACCGTCTCGTGTGGTTCCCGGGCGCACAGCCACCAGAATGGCTCGATGGATCAATGATCGGAGACCGCGGATTTGATCCCTTTGGGTTCGCGAAACCCGCAGAGTACCTTCAGTTCGATTTGGACTCGCTGGACCAAAACCTGGCGAAGAACGAGTATGGCCAAATCATCGGAACAAGGATTGAGACCTCAGACGTGAAACCGACGCCATTTCAACCGTACTCGGAGGTTTTTGGAATTCAGAGGTTCCGTGAGTGTGAACTTATTCATGGAAGGTGGGCCATGCTTGGTGCTCTTGGTGCTTTGGCCGTTGAAGCTTTGACCGGTGTTGCGTGGCAAGATGCTGGGAag GTAGAGCTAGTGGAAGGATCATCATACTTGGGACTACCACTTCCATTCTCACTAACAACACTGAtatggattgaagtgttagtgATTGGATACATTGAGTTCCAAAGAAATGCAGAGCTTGACCCAGAGAAAAGGCTATACCCTGGAGGCAAGTTCTTTGACCCACTTGGATTGGCAAATGACCCTGAAGAGAAGGCAAGGCTTCAACTTGCTGAAATCAAGCACTCTCGTTTGGCCATGGTTGTCTTTCTCATCTTTGCAATTCAAGCTGCCACAACAGGGAAAGGACCCATCAGTTTCATTGCTACCTTCAACAAGTGA